One window of Pyrus communis chromosome 12, drPyrComm1.1, whole genome shotgun sequence genomic DNA carries:
- the LOC137710112 gene encoding brassinosteroid-responsive RING protein 1-like, with translation MAFCVGIKMPKWFTTLLVLVHCFKILLMVALSYLGLLKPSQETTELEEYRRRQTDNHFVLLDRLSPSAVPVPIHVLTEYIKRKLPVIKFDQVFEKYTRHESRETGCSICLECIERSHEVREPWNCDHLFHRECLDSWVNQGQVTCPLCRSLLFPAKSEITSCGGGSSGTTERDEAYFSRFL, from the coding sequence ATGGCATTTTGTGTTGGTATTAAGATGCCTAAATGGTTTACGACACTGCTCGTCCTCGTCCACTGCTTCAAGATCCTGTTGATGGTTGCACTTTCCTACCTAGGTCTGCTCAAACCTTCCCAAGAGACGACCGAGTTGGAAGAGTATCGTCGTCGACAAACTGacaatcattttgttttgctggaTCGTCTGTCCCCGTCGGCAGTCCCCGTCCCGATCCATGTTCTAACAGAATACATCAAGAGGAAGCTTCCGGTAATAAAGTTTGATCAAGTTTTCGAAAAATACACAAGGCATGAAAGTCGGGAGACAGGATGCAGTATATGCTTGGAGTGCATAGAGAGGAGCCATGAGGTGAGGGAACCTTGGAACTGTGATCATTTGTTTCACAGGGAGTGTCTGGATAGTTGGGTCAATCAGGGCCAGGTAACCTGCCCTTTGTGCAGATCTCTGTTGTTTCCGGCCAAGAGCGAAATAACGAGCTGCGGCGGAGGAAGTTCAGGGACGACGGAGAGGGATGAAGCTTACTTTAGTAGGTTTTTATGA